Proteins encoded by one window of Chiloscyllium plagiosum isolate BGI_BamShark_2017 unplaced genomic scaffold, ASM401019v2 scaf_91522, whole genome shotgun sequence:
- the LOC122545382 gene encoding arginine-glutamic acid dipeptide repeats protein-like, with the protein RERYSVWERVLGAGVGGVGRGSLTCCACPQERAGCPSSSDADSADTDGGEAGPSDPRDIDQDNRSSSPSLASTGRGPADSDTSSPSPSSPSPSSPSPSSSSSSSTSPGPPPALQPLGRLPRLPALRPRPPELGLPVPGSGPAWGPPFPPRAQAPPAGGARGPAFPPPPPPPPSPGGPALGQASGLATQASGLAPQALGLATQASGLAPQALGLATQASGLAPQALGLATQASGLAPQALGLATQASGLAPQALGLATQASGLAPQALGLATQASGLAPQALGLATQASGLAPQALGIATQASGLAPQALGLATQASGLAPQALGLASQASGLAQQALGLVTQASGLAPQALGLVTQASGLAPQALGLVTQASGLAPQALGLVTQAYPSSSSASSSSSSSSSSSVKAYPSPGQGAYGQQLTPHYLSPPGPGPQVAPAAYPLPGPGLQASRQAAFPFPGSPASSPSPSSSSSSSCTPGKACAPRAQAEGPDAQHSEGESGSPVLPSPSPEPRVVDTASHASQSARYRSPPSSSLSPSLHP; encoded by the coding sequence agggagcgttACTCGGTCTGGGAGCGTGTGCTGGGCGCGGGGGTTGGTGGGGTCGGTAGAGGGAGCCTGACGTGTTGTGCTTGCCCCCAGGAGAGGGCGGGTTGCCCTTCGTCCTCCGATGCCGACAGCGCGGACACGGACGGGGGCGAGGCCGGGCCCAGCGACCCCCGGGACATCGACCAGGACAACCGCAGCAGCTCGCCCAGCCTGGCCAGCACAGGCCGAGGCCCGGCCGACTCGGACACCTCCTCGCCCTCGCCCTCCTCCCCCTCGCCCTCCTCCCCCtcgccctcctcctcctcctcctcctccacctcgcCCGGGCCACCGCCCGCCCTCCAGCCCCTGGGCCGCCTGCCCCGGCTCCCCGCCCTCCGGCCCCGCCCGCCCGAGCTCGGCCTGCCCGTCCCGGGCTCCGGCCCCGCCTGGGGGCCCCCCTTCCCTCCCCGGGCCCAGGCGCCGCCTGCCGGAGGTGCCCGGGGGCCGGCCTTCCCTCCCCCGCCCCCGCCGCCGCCCTCGCCCGGGGGGCCCGCCCTGGGCCAGGCCTCGGGCCTAGCTACTCAGGCCTCAGGCCTGGCGCCACAGGCTTTGGGCCTAGCTACTCAGGCCTCTGGCCTGGCGCCACAGGCTTTGGGCTTAGCTACTCAAGCCTCTGGCCTGGCTCCACAGGCTTTGGGCCTAGCTACTCAGGCCTCTGGCCTGGCACCACAGGCTTTGGGCCTAGCTACTCAGGCCTCTGGCCTGGCGCCACAGGCTTTGGGCCTAGCTACTCAGGCCTCTGGCCTGGCTCCACAGGCTTTGGGCCTAGCTACTCAGGCCTCAGGGCTGGCGCCACAGGCTTTGGGCCTAGCTACTCAGGCTTCAGGGCTGGCGCCACAGGCTTTGGGCATAGCTACTCAGGCCTCAGGGCTGGCGCCACAGGCTTTAGGCCTAGCTACCCAGGCCTCAGGCCTAGCTCCACAGGCTTTAGGTCTCGCCTCCCAGGCCTCTGGCCTCGCTCAGCAGGCTTTGGGCCTAGTTACTCAGGCCTCTGGCTTGGCTCCGCAGGCTTTAGGCCTAGTTACTCAGGCCTCTGGCTTGGCTCCGCAGGCTTTGGGCCTAGTTACTCAGGCCTCTGGCTTGGCTCCACAGGCTTTGGGCCTAGTTACTCAGGCCTACCCGTCCTCTTCCTctgcctcctcttcctcctcctcctcctcctcctcatctgtCAAGGCCTACCCCTCGCCAGGCCAAGGGGCCTACGGACAGCAGCTGACCCCGCACTACCTCAGCCCCCCCGGGCCCGGCCCGCAGGTCGCTCCTGCGGCCTACCCGCTGCCTGGGCCCGGGCTCCAGGCCTCACGCCAGGCGGCGTTCCCGTTCCCGGGCTCCCCGGCCTCCTCGCCGTCCCCTTCCTCCAGCTCCTCGTCCTCCTGCACACCAGGCAAGGCCTGCGCCCCCAGGGCCCAGGCCGAGGGGCCTGACGCCCAGCACTCGGAGGGAGAGTCG